From one Salmo salar chromosome ssa09, Ssal_v3.1, whole genome shotgun sequence genomic stretch:
- the cul4b gene encoding cullin-4B isoform X2 — MAEESASCSSNKTKTVFLAGVVGHHANGLTKTAGSTTFSNSKPGAAKKLVIKNFKEKPKLPENYTHETWQKLKEAVEAIQNSTSIKYNLEELYQAVENLCSHKISARLYKQLRVVCEDHIKAQIDQFREDVLDSTLFLKKIDNCWQDHCRQMIMIRSIFLFLDRTYVLQNSMLPSIWDMGLELFRFYIISDMKVQSKTIYGILLLIERERSGETIDRSLLRSLLSMLSDLQIYQDSFEQRFLEETNRLYAAEGQRLMQEREVPEYLHHVNKRLEEEADRVITYLDQSTQKPLIATVEKQLLGEHLTSTLQKGLNHLLDENRIQDLCLLYQLFSRVRGGVLVLLQHWIEYIKAFGSTIVINPEKDKTMVQELLDFKDKVDHIIDICFIKNEKFVNAMKEAFETFINKRPNKPAELIAKHVDSKLRAGNKEATDEELEKMLDKIMIIFRFIYGKDVFEAFYKKDLAKRLLVGKSASVDAEKSMLSKLKHECGAAFTSKLEGMFKDMELSKDIMVQFKQCQNIPGNIELTVNILTMGYWPTYIPMEVHLPAEMVRLQEIFKTFYLGKHSGRKLQWQSTLGHCVLKAEFKEGRKELQVSLFQTLVLLMFNEGEEFTLEDIKLATGIEDGELRRTLQSLACGKARVIHKVPKSKDVEDGDKFSCNDDFKHKLFRIKINQIQMKETVEEQASTTERVYQDRQYQIDAAIVRIMKMRKTLSHNLLVSEVYNQLKFPVKPADLKKRIESLIDRDYMERDKENPNQYNYVA; from the exons ATGGCTGAGGAGTCTGCATCGTGTTCTTCTAACAAgacgaaaacagtttttttggctGGGGTTGTTGGGCATCATGCAAACGGGCTGACGAAGACTGCAGGCTCCACTACCTTCTCCAACAGCAAACCTGGAGCTGCAAAGAAACTAGTAATCAAGAACTTTAAAG AAAAGCCCAAATTGCCAGAGAACTACACACACGAGACCTGGCAAAAACTAAAGGAGGCGGTTGAGgccattcaaaacagcacttcaATCAAGTACAATCTTGAGGAACTCTACCAG GCTGTCGAGAACCTCTGCTCCCATAAGATATCTGCCAGGCTCTACAAACAGCTACGGGTGGTTTGTGAAGATCACATCAAGGCACAAATCGATCAATTCAGAGA GGATGTACTGGACAGTACCCTCTTCCTGAAGAAAATAGACAACTGTTGGCAAGATCACTGCAGACAAATG ATCATGATTAGAAGTATATTTTTGTTCTTGGACCGCACCTATGTTTTACAAAACTCAATGCTCCCATCAATCTG GGACATGGGCCTAGAGTTGTTTAGGTTTTACATAATCAGCGACATGAAGGTCCAGAGCAAGACCATCTATGGCATCCTGCTGCTCATCGAGAGGGAGCGCAGCGGCGAGACCATCGACCGCAGCCTGCTCCGGAGCCTACTGAGCATGCTCTCTGACCTGCAG ATTTATCAGGACTCCTTTGAGCAGCGCTTTCTGGAGGAGACTAATCGGCTGTATGCTGCTGAGGGACAGAGActgatgcaggagagagag GTCCCAGAGTATCTCCATCACGTCAACAAACGCTTAGAGGAGGAAGCGGACAGAGTCATCACGTATCTAGACCAGAGCACACA AAAACCTCTCATTGCCACTGTGGAGAAGCAACTACTGGGTGAACATCTCACTTCAACTCTGCAGAAAG GCTTGAATCACCTGCTAGATGAGAACAGAATCCAGGACTTGTGTCTTCTCTATCAGCTTTTCAGTCGCGTGAGAGGGGGCGTGCTAGTCCTCCTACAGCATTGGATCGAGTACATCAAG GCCTTTGGAAGTACGATCGTCATTAACCCTGAGAAGGACAAGACCATGGTACAGGAGCTCCTGGACTTCAAGGACAAGGTGGACCACATCATCGACATCTGCTTCATAAAGAACGAGAAGTTTGTCAATGCCATGAAGGAGGCTTTTGAGACCTTCATCAACAAGAGACCAAACAAACCTGCTGAGCTCATAG CAAAACACGTGGATTCAAAGCTTAGGGCGGGTAACAAGGAGGCGACGGACGAGGAGCTGGAGAAGATGTTGGACAAGATCATGATCATCTTCCGATTCATTTATG GCAAAGATGTTTTTGAGGCCTTCTACAAGAAAGATCTGGCCAAGAGGTTGCTGGTGGGAAAGAGTGCCTCCGTGGATGCCGAGAAGTCCATGCTGTCGAAACTGAAACATG AATGTGGAGCAGCATTCACCAGCAAGCTGGAAGGCATGTTCAAGGACATGGAGCTTTCCAAGGACATCATGGTGCAGTTCAAACAG TGTCAAAACATCCCTGGTAACATTGAGCTGACGGTGAACATCCTCACCATGGGATACTGGCCCACCTACATCCCAATGGAGGTCCATCTGCCCGCAGAG atggtgcGACTGCAGGAGATTTTCAAGACGTTTTATCTGGGCAAGCACAGCGGCAGGAAGCTACAGTGGCAGTCGACATTAGGCCATTGTGTTTTAAAAGCTGAATTTAAAGAG GGCAGAAAAGAGCTTCAGGTGTCCCTGTTTCAGACGCTAGTGCTGCTCATGTTCAACGaaggagaggaattcaccttggAGGATATCAAGCTAGCTACAGGAATAG AGGACGGCGAGCTGCGACGGACCCTGCAGTCGTTGGCGTGTGGCAAGGCACGGGTCATCCACAAAGTCCCCAAGAGCAAAGACGTGGAGGACGGAGACAAGTTCTCCTGCAACGATGACTTCAAACACAAACTCTTCAGAATCAAGATCAACCAGATCCAGATGAAAGAAACG GTGGAAGAGCAAGCCAGCACCACGGAACGAGTCTACCAGGACCGGCAGTATCAGATCGACGCCGCCATCGTCCGGATCATGAAGATGAGGAAGACTCTGAGCCATAATCTCTTGGTGTCGGAAGTGTACAACCAACTCAAGTTCCCCGTCAAG
- the cul4b gene encoding cullin-4B isoform X1 encodes MESLVAGLPSPNPPPPTQEARPAASDVNNDSSSITNSKKRKINRSEREDIDSISASPKTNNSSSSSTSQQIQKKLRFEDSVDFIGLGVKMAEESASCSSNKTKTVFLAGVVGHHANGLTKTAGSTTFSNSKPGAAKKLVIKNFKEKPKLPENYTHETWQKLKEAVEAIQNSTSIKYNLEELYQAVENLCSHKISARLYKQLRVVCEDHIKAQIDQFREDVLDSTLFLKKIDNCWQDHCRQMIMIRSIFLFLDRTYVLQNSMLPSIWDMGLELFRFYIISDMKVQSKTIYGILLLIERERSGETIDRSLLRSLLSMLSDLQIYQDSFEQRFLEETNRLYAAEGQRLMQEREVPEYLHHVNKRLEEEADRVITYLDQSTQKPLIATVEKQLLGEHLTSTLQKGLNHLLDENRIQDLCLLYQLFSRVRGGVLVLLQHWIEYIKAFGSTIVINPEKDKTMVQELLDFKDKVDHIIDICFIKNEKFVNAMKEAFETFINKRPNKPAELIAKHVDSKLRAGNKEATDEELEKMLDKIMIIFRFIYGKDVFEAFYKKDLAKRLLVGKSASVDAEKSMLSKLKHECGAAFTSKLEGMFKDMELSKDIMVQFKQCQNIPGNIELTVNILTMGYWPTYIPMEVHLPAEMVRLQEIFKTFYLGKHSGRKLQWQSTLGHCVLKAEFKEGRKELQVSLFQTLVLLMFNEGEEFTLEDIKLATGIEDGELRRTLQSLACGKARVIHKVPKSKDVEDGDKFSCNDDFKHKLFRIKINQIQMKETVEEQASTTERVYQDRQYQIDAAIVRIMKMRKTLSHNLLVSEVYNQLKFPVKPADLKKRIESLIDRDYMERDKENPNQYNYVA; translated from the exons ATGGAATCGCTTGTAGCAG GTTTACCTTCCCCTAATCCCCCACCGCCAACCCAAGAGGCTAGACCAGCAGCTTCAGATGTAAATAACGACAGCAGTAGTATTACGAATTCGAAGAAGAGGAAAATAAACCGTTCTGAGAGGGAAGACATTGATTCAATATCGGCATCTCCTAAAACCAAcaattcctcttcttcctccacctCGCAACAAATCCAGAAGAAGTTGAGGTTCGAAGATTCAGTAGATTTCATAGGACTGGGTGTGAAAATGGCTGAGGAGTCTGCATCGTGTTCTTCTAACAAgacgaaaacagtttttttggctGGGGTTGTTGGGCATCATGCAAACGGGCTGACGAAGACTGCAGGCTCCACTACCTTCTCCAACAGCAAACCTGGAGCTGCAAAGAAACTAGTAATCAAGAACTTTAAAG AAAAGCCCAAATTGCCAGAGAACTACACACACGAGACCTGGCAAAAACTAAAGGAGGCGGTTGAGgccattcaaaacagcacttcaATCAAGTACAATCTTGAGGAACTCTACCAG GCTGTCGAGAACCTCTGCTCCCATAAGATATCTGCCAGGCTCTACAAACAGCTACGGGTGGTTTGTGAAGATCACATCAAGGCACAAATCGATCAATTCAGAGA GGATGTACTGGACAGTACCCTCTTCCTGAAGAAAATAGACAACTGTTGGCAAGATCACTGCAGACAAATG ATCATGATTAGAAGTATATTTTTGTTCTTGGACCGCACCTATGTTTTACAAAACTCAATGCTCCCATCAATCTG GGACATGGGCCTAGAGTTGTTTAGGTTTTACATAATCAGCGACATGAAGGTCCAGAGCAAGACCATCTATGGCATCCTGCTGCTCATCGAGAGGGAGCGCAGCGGCGAGACCATCGACCGCAGCCTGCTCCGGAGCCTACTGAGCATGCTCTCTGACCTGCAG ATTTATCAGGACTCCTTTGAGCAGCGCTTTCTGGAGGAGACTAATCGGCTGTATGCTGCTGAGGGACAGAGActgatgcaggagagagag GTCCCAGAGTATCTCCATCACGTCAACAAACGCTTAGAGGAGGAAGCGGACAGAGTCATCACGTATCTAGACCAGAGCACACA AAAACCTCTCATTGCCACTGTGGAGAAGCAACTACTGGGTGAACATCTCACTTCAACTCTGCAGAAAG GCTTGAATCACCTGCTAGATGAGAACAGAATCCAGGACTTGTGTCTTCTCTATCAGCTTTTCAGTCGCGTGAGAGGGGGCGTGCTAGTCCTCCTACAGCATTGGATCGAGTACATCAAG GCCTTTGGAAGTACGATCGTCATTAACCCTGAGAAGGACAAGACCATGGTACAGGAGCTCCTGGACTTCAAGGACAAGGTGGACCACATCATCGACATCTGCTTCATAAAGAACGAGAAGTTTGTCAATGCCATGAAGGAGGCTTTTGAGACCTTCATCAACAAGAGACCAAACAAACCTGCTGAGCTCATAG CAAAACACGTGGATTCAAAGCTTAGGGCGGGTAACAAGGAGGCGACGGACGAGGAGCTGGAGAAGATGTTGGACAAGATCATGATCATCTTCCGATTCATTTATG GCAAAGATGTTTTTGAGGCCTTCTACAAGAAAGATCTGGCCAAGAGGTTGCTGGTGGGAAAGAGTGCCTCCGTGGATGCCGAGAAGTCCATGCTGTCGAAACTGAAACATG AATGTGGAGCAGCATTCACCAGCAAGCTGGAAGGCATGTTCAAGGACATGGAGCTTTCCAAGGACATCATGGTGCAGTTCAAACAG TGTCAAAACATCCCTGGTAACATTGAGCTGACGGTGAACATCCTCACCATGGGATACTGGCCCACCTACATCCCAATGGAGGTCCATCTGCCCGCAGAG atggtgcGACTGCAGGAGATTTTCAAGACGTTTTATCTGGGCAAGCACAGCGGCAGGAAGCTACAGTGGCAGTCGACATTAGGCCATTGTGTTTTAAAAGCTGAATTTAAAGAG GGCAGAAAAGAGCTTCAGGTGTCCCTGTTTCAGACGCTAGTGCTGCTCATGTTCAACGaaggagaggaattcaccttggAGGATATCAAGCTAGCTACAGGAATAG AGGACGGCGAGCTGCGACGGACCCTGCAGTCGTTGGCGTGTGGCAAGGCACGGGTCATCCACAAAGTCCCCAAGAGCAAAGACGTGGAGGACGGAGACAAGTTCTCCTGCAACGATGACTTCAAACACAAACTCTTCAGAATCAAGATCAACCAGATCCAGATGAAAGAAACG GTGGAAGAGCAAGCCAGCACCACGGAACGAGTCTACCAGGACCGGCAGTATCAGATCGACGCCGCCATCGTCCGGATCATGAAGATGAGGAAGACTCTGAGCCATAATCTCTTGGTGTCGGAAGTGTACAACCAACTCAAGTTCCCCGTCAAG
- the cul4b gene encoding cullin-4B isoform X3, with protein MESLVAGLPSPNPPPPTQEARPAASDVNNDSSSITNSKKRKINRSEREDIDSISASPKTNNSSSSSTSQQIQKKLRFEDSVDFIGLGVKMAEESASCSSNKTKTVFLAGVVGHHANGLTKTAGSTTFSNSKPGAAKKLVIKNFKEKPKLPENYTHETWQKLKEAVEAIQNSTSIKYNLEELYQAVENLCSHKISARLYKQLRVVCEDHIKAQIDQFREDVLDSTLFLKKIDNCWQDHCRQMIMIRSIFLFLDRTYVLQNSMLPSIWDMGLELFRFYIISDMKVQSKTIYGILLLIERERSGETIDRSLLRSLLSMLSDLQIYQDSFEQRFLEETNRLYAAEGQRLMQEREVPEYLHHVNKRLEEEADRVITYLDQSTQKPLIATVEKQLLGEHLTSTLQKGLNHLLDENRIQDLCLLYQLFSRVRGGVLVLLQHWIEYIKAFGSTIVINPEKDKTMVQELLDFKDKVDHIIDICFIKNEKFVNAMKEAFETFINKRPNKPAELIAKHVDSKLRAGNKEATDEELEKMLDKIMIIFRFIYGKDVFEAFYKKDLAKRLLVGKSASVDAEKSMLSKLKHECGAAFTSKLEGMFKDMELSKDIMVQFKQCQNIPGNIELTVNILTMGYWPTYIPMEVHLPAEMVRLQEIFKTFYLGKHSGRKLQWQSTLGHCVLKAEFKEGRKELQVSLFQTLVLLMFNEGEEFTLEDIKLATGIVPIESIHTP; from the exons ATGGAATCGCTTGTAGCAG GTTTACCTTCCCCTAATCCCCCACCGCCAACCCAAGAGGCTAGACCAGCAGCTTCAGATGTAAATAACGACAGCAGTAGTATTACGAATTCGAAGAAGAGGAAAATAAACCGTTCTGAGAGGGAAGACATTGATTCAATATCGGCATCTCCTAAAACCAAcaattcctcttcttcctccacctCGCAACAAATCCAGAAGAAGTTGAGGTTCGAAGATTCAGTAGATTTCATAGGACTGGGTGTGAAAATGGCTGAGGAGTCTGCATCGTGTTCTTCTAACAAgacgaaaacagtttttttggctGGGGTTGTTGGGCATCATGCAAACGGGCTGACGAAGACTGCAGGCTCCACTACCTTCTCCAACAGCAAACCTGGAGCTGCAAAGAAACTAGTAATCAAGAACTTTAAAG AAAAGCCCAAATTGCCAGAGAACTACACACACGAGACCTGGCAAAAACTAAAGGAGGCGGTTGAGgccattcaaaacagcacttcaATCAAGTACAATCTTGAGGAACTCTACCAG GCTGTCGAGAACCTCTGCTCCCATAAGATATCTGCCAGGCTCTACAAACAGCTACGGGTGGTTTGTGAAGATCACATCAAGGCACAAATCGATCAATTCAGAGA GGATGTACTGGACAGTACCCTCTTCCTGAAGAAAATAGACAACTGTTGGCAAGATCACTGCAGACAAATG ATCATGATTAGAAGTATATTTTTGTTCTTGGACCGCACCTATGTTTTACAAAACTCAATGCTCCCATCAATCTG GGACATGGGCCTAGAGTTGTTTAGGTTTTACATAATCAGCGACATGAAGGTCCAGAGCAAGACCATCTATGGCATCCTGCTGCTCATCGAGAGGGAGCGCAGCGGCGAGACCATCGACCGCAGCCTGCTCCGGAGCCTACTGAGCATGCTCTCTGACCTGCAG ATTTATCAGGACTCCTTTGAGCAGCGCTTTCTGGAGGAGACTAATCGGCTGTATGCTGCTGAGGGACAGAGActgatgcaggagagagag GTCCCAGAGTATCTCCATCACGTCAACAAACGCTTAGAGGAGGAAGCGGACAGAGTCATCACGTATCTAGACCAGAGCACACA AAAACCTCTCATTGCCACTGTGGAGAAGCAACTACTGGGTGAACATCTCACTTCAACTCTGCAGAAAG GCTTGAATCACCTGCTAGATGAGAACAGAATCCAGGACTTGTGTCTTCTCTATCAGCTTTTCAGTCGCGTGAGAGGGGGCGTGCTAGTCCTCCTACAGCATTGGATCGAGTACATCAAG GCCTTTGGAAGTACGATCGTCATTAACCCTGAGAAGGACAAGACCATGGTACAGGAGCTCCTGGACTTCAAGGACAAGGTGGACCACATCATCGACATCTGCTTCATAAAGAACGAGAAGTTTGTCAATGCCATGAAGGAGGCTTTTGAGACCTTCATCAACAAGAGACCAAACAAACCTGCTGAGCTCATAG CAAAACACGTGGATTCAAAGCTTAGGGCGGGTAACAAGGAGGCGACGGACGAGGAGCTGGAGAAGATGTTGGACAAGATCATGATCATCTTCCGATTCATTTATG GCAAAGATGTTTTTGAGGCCTTCTACAAGAAAGATCTGGCCAAGAGGTTGCTGGTGGGAAAGAGTGCCTCCGTGGATGCCGAGAAGTCCATGCTGTCGAAACTGAAACATG AATGTGGAGCAGCATTCACCAGCAAGCTGGAAGGCATGTTCAAGGACATGGAGCTTTCCAAGGACATCATGGTGCAGTTCAAACAG TGTCAAAACATCCCTGGTAACATTGAGCTGACGGTGAACATCCTCACCATGGGATACTGGCCCACCTACATCCCAATGGAGGTCCATCTGCCCGCAGAG atggtgcGACTGCAGGAGATTTTCAAGACGTTTTATCTGGGCAAGCACAGCGGCAGGAAGCTACAGTGGCAGTCGACATTAGGCCATTGTGTTTTAAAAGCTGAATTTAAAGAG GGCAGAAAAGAGCTTCAGGTGTCCCTGTTTCAGACGCTAGTGCTGCTCATGTTCAACGaaggagaggaattcaccttggAGGATATCAAGCTAGCTACAGGAATAG TGCCaatagaaagtattcacaccccttga
- the cul4b gene encoding cullin-4B, with amino-acid sequence MFPTGLPSPNPPPPTQEARPAASDVNNDSSSITNSKKRKINRSEREDIDSISASPKTNNSSSSSTSQQIQKKLRFEDSVDFIGLGVKMAEESASCSSNKTKTVFLAGVVGHHANGLTKTAGSTTFSNSKPGAAKKLVIKNFKEKPKLPENYTHETWQKLKEAVEAIQNSTSIKYNLEELYQAVENLCSHKISARLYKQLRVVCEDHIKAQIDQFREDVLDSTLFLKKIDNCWQDHCRQMIMIRSIFLFLDRTYVLQNSMLPSIWDMGLELFRFYIISDMKVQSKTIYGILLLIERERSGETIDRSLLRSLLSMLSDLQIYQDSFEQRFLEETNRLYAAEGQRLMQEREVPEYLHHVNKRLEEEADRVITYLDQSTQKPLIATVEKQLLGEHLTSTLQKGLNHLLDENRIQDLCLLYQLFSRVRGGVLVLLQHWIEYIKAFGSTIVINPEKDKTMVQELLDFKDKVDHIIDICFIKNEKFVNAMKEAFETFINKRPNKPAELIAKHVDSKLRAGNKEATDEELEKMLDKIMIIFRFIYGKDVFEAFYKKDLAKRLLVGKSASVDAEKSMLSKLKHECGAAFTSKLEGMFKDMELSKDIMVQFKQCQNIPGNIELTVNILTMGYWPTYIPMEVHLPAEVTNIEPFRLFCFMA; translated from the exons atgttTCCAACAGGTTTACCTTCCCCTAATCCCCCACCGCCAACCCAAGAGGCTAGACCAGCAGCTTCAGATGTAAATAACGACAGCAGTAGTATTACGAATTCGAAGAAGAGGAAAATAAACCGTTCTGAGAGGGAAGACATTGATTCAATATCGGCATCTCCTAAAACCAAcaattcctcttcttcctccacctCGCAACAAATCCAGAAGAAGTTGAGGTTCGAAGATTCAGTAGATTTCATAGGACTGGGTGTGAAAATGGCTGAGGAGTCTGCATCGTGTTCTTCTAACAAgacgaaaacagtttttttggctGGGGTTGTTGGGCATCATGCAAACGGGCTGACGAAGACTGCAGGCTCCACTACCTTCTCCAACAGCAAACCTGGAGCTGCAAAGAAACTAGTAATCAAGAACTTTAAAG AAAAGCCCAAATTGCCAGAGAACTACACACACGAGACCTGGCAAAAACTAAAGGAGGCGGTTGAGgccattcaaaacagcacttcaATCAAGTACAATCTTGAGGAACTCTACCAG GCTGTCGAGAACCTCTGCTCCCATAAGATATCTGCCAGGCTCTACAAACAGCTACGGGTGGTTTGTGAAGATCACATCAAGGCACAAATCGATCAATTCAGAGA GGATGTACTGGACAGTACCCTCTTCCTGAAGAAAATAGACAACTGTTGGCAAGATCACTGCAGACAAATG ATCATGATTAGAAGTATATTTTTGTTCTTGGACCGCACCTATGTTTTACAAAACTCAATGCTCCCATCAATCTG GGACATGGGCCTAGAGTTGTTTAGGTTTTACATAATCAGCGACATGAAGGTCCAGAGCAAGACCATCTATGGCATCCTGCTGCTCATCGAGAGGGAGCGCAGCGGCGAGACCATCGACCGCAGCCTGCTCCGGAGCCTACTGAGCATGCTCTCTGACCTGCAG ATTTATCAGGACTCCTTTGAGCAGCGCTTTCTGGAGGAGACTAATCGGCTGTATGCTGCTGAGGGACAGAGActgatgcaggagagagag GTCCCAGAGTATCTCCATCACGTCAACAAACGCTTAGAGGAGGAAGCGGACAGAGTCATCACGTATCTAGACCAGAGCACACA AAAACCTCTCATTGCCACTGTGGAGAAGCAACTACTGGGTGAACATCTCACTTCAACTCTGCAGAAAG GCTTGAATCACCTGCTAGATGAGAACAGAATCCAGGACTTGTGTCTTCTCTATCAGCTTTTCAGTCGCGTGAGAGGGGGCGTGCTAGTCCTCCTACAGCATTGGATCGAGTACATCAAG GCCTTTGGAAGTACGATCGTCATTAACCCTGAGAAGGACAAGACCATGGTACAGGAGCTCCTGGACTTCAAGGACAAGGTGGACCACATCATCGACATCTGCTTCATAAAGAACGAGAAGTTTGTCAATGCCATGAAGGAGGCTTTTGAGACCTTCATCAACAAGAGACCAAACAAACCTGCTGAGCTCATAG CAAAACACGTGGATTCAAAGCTTAGGGCGGGTAACAAGGAGGCGACGGACGAGGAGCTGGAGAAGATGTTGGACAAGATCATGATCATCTTCCGATTCATTTATG GCAAAGATGTTTTTGAGGCCTTCTACAAGAAAGATCTGGCCAAGAGGTTGCTGGTGGGAAAGAGTGCCTCCGTGGATGCCGAGAAGTCCATGCTGTCGAAACTGAAACATG AATGTGGAGCAGCATTCACCAGCAAGCTGGAAGGCATGTTCAAGGACATGGAGCTTTCCAAGGACATCATGGTGCAGTTCAAACAG TGTCAAAACATCCCTGGTAACATTGAGCTGACGGTGAACATCCTCACCATGGGATACTGGCCCACCTACATCCCAATGGAGGTCCATCTGCCCGCAGAGGTTACAAATATCGAACCCTTCAGGCTCTTTTGTTTTATGGCCTGA